Proteins encoded by one window of Juglans regia cultivar Chandler chromosome 15, Walnut 2.0, whole genome shotgun sequence:
- the LOC109012232 gene encoding putative disease resistance RPP13-like protein 1 produces MGGIGKTTLAKLVYNGKKLESFFNLKAWACVLEDFDVAAVTKTILQSLTSKNCVGKDLNWLQEKLKKKLRGKRFLVILDDVWNKNYNDWTLLRAPVEVGALRSSIVVTTRNQKVSSLMRNKEVEPFQLELLSNEACLSIFTQHALEARDVSAHPNLKDIGVLCSEDEDRDEWEKVLKNKIWDIPVEANGIPFSLMVSYDNLSSHLKGCFAYYSILPKDYEFKEKEVVLLWMAEDLIQL; encoded by the exons ATGGGGGGTATTGGAAAAACAACACTGGCTAAGCTTGTATACAATGGTAAAAAGCTGGAGAGCTTTTTCAATCTGAAAGCATGGGCTTGTGTTTTAGAAGATTTTGATGTTGCTGCagttacaaaaacaattttaCAATCTTTGACCTCGAAAAACTGTGTTGGCAAAGATCTAAATTGGCTacaagaaaaattgaagaagaaactaCGTGGGAAAAGGTTTCTAGTAATTCTTGATGATGTTTGGAACAAGAACTACAATGATTGGACTCTCCTACGTGCTCCTGTCGAAGTAGGGGCTCTGAGAAGTAGTATTGTTGTCACAACTCGTAACCAGAAAGTCTCATCACTAATGCGAAACAAGGAAGTTGAGCCTTTTCAATTGGAGTTGTTGTCAAATGAAGCTTGTTTGTCCATATTTACCCAACATGCATTGGAAGCAAGAGACGTCAGTGCCCATCCAAACCTTAAAGATATTG GAGTCTTATGCAGTGAAGATGAAGACCGCGATGAGTGGGAAAAAGTTTTGAAGAATAAGATATGGGATATTCCAGTAGAAGCAAATGGAATTCCTTTCTCTCTTATGGTAAGCTATGACAATCTATCTTCACATTTGAAGGGGTGCTTTGCTTACTATTCAATACTACCAAAGGACTATGAATTTAAGGAGAAAGAGGTGGTTCTATTATGGATGGCAGAAGATTTGATTCAACTCTAA